Proteins found in one Amycolatopsis aidingensis genomic segment:
- the glmS gene encoding glutamine--fructose-6-phosphate transaminase (isomerizing) — protein MCGIVGYLGGRAAEPILLEGLHRLEYRGYDSAGIAVAHRGRARVTKAAVRVGELRELVGKGTGAQVGIAHTRWATHGEPTDANAHPHLDAEGRIAVVHNGIIENAEYLRTKLAADGVEFASDTDTEALAHLIAAALPTSAGLEEAVRSALRGVEGAYGLVVLDVRNPGELVVARNGSPIVLGIGDGEMFVASDVAALVRYTQRVVYLDDGELATIAADDYRTSTLQARRTAKEPTIVDVAEDDYQLGEFTDFMRKEMHEQAEAVRRALLGRLEERFATAHLGGIGLDAHALRSVRRVKFLGCGSAYYAGQLGANLVEELARLPADAEPASEFRYRNPVVDPDTLYVAVSQSGETADTLAAVQELGRKGGRVIGVVNVVGSAIARECGSGVFLHAGPEVSVASTKAVTNMSVCFAMLALLLGRMRDLSVANGRRIVTALADLPARIAEILAAEEEIAEVARRFGEARHMFFIGRVRGWPVAREGAQKLKEISYVHAEAYQAAELKHGPLALIDERMPSVVLVPDDDLRTKNIGTIEQIRARGGPVIAVSNAELPDGLADAVLPVPRSEPELDPILFTIPLQLFAYHLATHLGRDIDKPRNLAKSVTVE, from the coding sequence ATGTGTGGAATCGTCGGCTACCTCGGTGGCCGCGCGGCGGAACCGATCCTGCTGGAGGGACTGCACCGGCTGGAGTACCGGGGGTACGACTCGGCAGGCATCGCGGTGGCCCATCGCGGCAGGGCGCGGGTGACCAAGGCCGCGGTGCGGGTCGGTGAGCTGCGTGAGCTGGTCGGCAAGGGCACCGGCGCCCAGGTCGGCATCGCGCACACCCGGTGGGCGACGCACGGCGAGCCCACCGACGCCAACGCCCACCCGCATCTGGACGCCGAGGGCCGGATCGCGGTGGTACACAACGGGATCATCGAGAACGCCGAGTACCTGCGGACCAAGCTGGCCGCCGACGGGGTGGAGTTCGCCTCGGACACCGACACCGAGGCACTGGCGCACCTGATCGCCGCGGCCCTGCCGACCAGCGCGGGCCTCGAGGAGGCGGTGCGCTCGGCGCTGCGCGGGGTCGAGGGCGCCTACGGGCTGGTGGTGCTGGACGTGCGCAATCCAGGGGAGCTGGTGGTCGCCCGCAACGGCAGCCCGATCGTGCTCGGGATCGGTGACGGGGAGATGTTCGTGGCCTCCGATGTTGCGGCACTGGTGCGCTACACCCAGCGCGTGGTGTACCTGGACGACGGCGAGCTGGCCACCATCGCCGCGGATGACTACCGCACCAGCACCCTGCAGGCGCGCCGTACGGCCAAGGAACCGACCATTGTGGACGTCGCAGAGGACGACTACCAGCTCGGCGAGTTCACCGACTTCATGCGCAAGGAGATGCACGAGCAGGCCGAGGCGGTACGGCGCGCGCTGCTCGGCAGGCTGGAGGAGCGGTTCGCCACCGCGCACCTCGGCGGGATCGGCCTGGACGCGCACGCGCTGCGCTCGGTGCGGCGGGTGAAGTTCCTCGGCTGCGGCTCGGCCTACTACGCGGGCCAGCTCGGCGCGAACCTGGTCGAGGAGCTGGCCAGGCTGCCGGCGGACGCCGAGCCCGCCTCGGAGTTCCGCTACCGCAACCCGGTGGTCGATCCGGACACCCTGTACGTCGCGGTCAGCCAGTCCGGGGAGACCGCGGACACCCTGGCCGCGGTGCAGGAACTGGGCCGCAAGGGCGGCCGGGTGATCGGCGTGGTCAACGTGGTCGGCAGCGCGATCGCCAGGGAATGCGGCAGCGGGGTGTTCCTGCACGCCGGCCCCGAGGTCTCGGTGGCCTCCACCAAGGCCGTCACGAACATGAGCGTGTGCTTCGCGATGCTCGCCCTGCTACTGGGCCGGATGCGGGACCTTTCGGTGGCGAACGGCCGCCGGATCGTCACCGCGCTGGCCGACCTGCCCGCGCGGATCGCCGAGATCCTCGCGGCCGAGGAGGAGATCGCCGAGGTGGCCCGCCGGTTCGGCGAGGCTCGGCATATGTTCTTCATCGGCAGGGTGCGCGGCTGGCCGGTGGCCAGGGAGGGCGCGCAGAAGCTCAAGGAGATCTCCTACGTGCACGCCGAGGCATACCAGGCGGCCGAGCTCAAGCACGGCCCGCTGGCGCTGATCGACGAGCGGATGCCCTCGGTGGTGCTGGTGCCCGACGACGATCTGCGCACCAAGAACATCGGCACGATCGAGCAGATCAGGGCGCGCGGCGGCCCGGTGATCGCGGTGAGCAACGCCGAGCTGCCGGACGGCCTCGCCGACGCGGTGCTGCCGGTGCCGCGCAGCGAACCGGAACTGGACCCGATCCTGTTCACCATCCCGCTACAGCTGTTCGCCTACCACCTGGCGACGCATCTCGGCCGGGATATCGACAAGCCGCGCAACCTGGCCAAGAGCGTCACCGTGGAGTAG
- the hisC gene encoding histidinol-phosphate transaminase has translation MPPTVPTRADLESLPKYVPGRTVTGAIKLASNEVPGGPLPSVAEAIARAASEVNRYPDMGAWALVDRLAEELAVPAERIAVGCGSVSLCQQLVQALCVPGEQALFAWRSFEAYPIVTQVAGADQVTVPLDATHTHDLDAMLAAITPKTRLVFVCNPNNPTGTAVRRAALERFLDQVPADVLVVLDEAYREFVTDPEVPDGIELAGERENVAVLRTFSKAYGLAGLRVGYAVAPAHVTTALRKVYVPFSVNALAQAAAIASLDAKAELLARCTEITAERDRVRGELLAAGYVVPESQANFVWLPLGERTEEFAEHALASKVVVRPFAGDGARVTIGTPEENDTFLDAARGFQRSS, from the coding sequence ATGCCGCCGACCGTCCCCACCCGCGCCGACCTGGAGTCCCTGCCGAAGTACGTTCCCGGGCGCACGGTGACCGGAGCGATCAAGCTGGCGAGCAACGAGGTTCCCGGTGGCCCGCTGCCGAGCGTCGCGGAGGCGATCGCGCGGGCCGCGAGCGAGGTGAACCGGTACCCGGACATGGGGGCCTGGGCGCTGGTGGACCGGCTGGCCGAGGAACTGGCGGTGCCTGCCGAGCGGATCGCCGTCGGCTGCGGTTCGGTCTCCCTGTGCCAGCAGCTGGTGCAGGCGCTGTGCGTGCCAGGCGAGCAGGCCCTGTTCGCCTGGCGGTCGTTCGAGGCGTACCCGATCGTCACCCAGGTGGCCGGGGCGGACCAGGTCACCGTCCCGCTGGATGCCACCCACACGCACGACCTGGACGCGATGCTCGCGGCGATCACCCCGAAGACCCGGCTGGTGTTCGTGTGCAACCCGAACAACCCCACCGGCACCGCGGTACGCCGCGCGGCACTGGAACGGTTCCTGGACCAGGTGCCCGCGGACGTGCTGGTGGTGCTGGACGAGGCCTACCGCGAGTTCGTCACCGACCCCGAGGTGCCGGACGGTATCGAACTCGCAGGCGAACGGGAGAACGTCGCCGTGCTGCGCACCTTCTCCAAGGCCTACGGGCTGGCCGGGCTGCGGGTCGGCTACGCGGTCGCCCCGGCGCACGTCACCACGGCGCTGCGCAAGGTGTACGTGCCGTTCAGCGTGAACGCCCTCGCGCAGGCCGCGGCCATCGCCTCCCTGGACGCAAAGGCCGAGCTGCTGGCCAGGTGCACGGAGATCACCGCCGAGCGGGACCGGGTGCGCGGGGAACTGCTGGCCGCGGGCTACGTGGTGCCGGAGAGCCAAGCCAACTTCGTCTGGCTGCCGCTGGGCGAGCGCACCGAGGAGTTCGCCGAGCACGCGCTGGCCAGCAAGGTGGTGGTGCGGCCGTTCGCAGGCGATGGTGCGCGGGTCACCATCGGCACCCCGGAGGAGAACGACACCTTCCTGGACGCGGCCCGCGGCTTCCAGCGTAGTTCCTGA
- a CDS encoding dienelactone hydrolase family protein has translation MTQTHTDNHQRDDGRAVRLTYAEPEGVVRGGLVVLHEAEGVTDGVRLLVSSLAEEGWLAVAPHLYETGPADVDTLTCDGVLAATDVTLAWLVDRGISADLLGVVGFDIGGTAALVVATRRELGAAVTVGGPGISKPVSSDIPPLVEVAGTLVSPWLGIYGDTGEEIDVAEVELLREAASAASVATNVVRYPGANHRFDADPEAAAEAWERTLAWFDAHLR, from the coding sequence ATGACGCAGACGCACACCGACAACCACCAGCGGGACGACGGCCGGGCGGTACGCCTCACCTATGCCGAACCCGAGGGGGTGGTGCGGGGTGGCCTGGTCGTCCTGCACGAAGCCGAAGGGGTCACCGACGGCGTGCGGCTGCTGGTTTCCAGCCTGGCGGAGGAGGGCTGGCTCGCGGTGGCTCCGCACCTGTACGAGACCGGTCCCGCGGATGTGGACACGCTCACCTGCGACGGGGTACTCGCGGCCACCGACGTGACCCTGGCGTGGCTGGTGGACCGGGGGATCAGCGCGGACCTGCTCGGGGTGGTCGGCTTCGACATCGGCGGCACCGCGGCGCTGGTGGTGGCGACCCGCAGGGAGCTGGGCGCGGCGGTGACCGTCGGTGGGCCCGGCATCAGCAAGCCGGTTTCCAGCGATATCCCGCCACTGGTGGAGGTGGCAGGCACACTGGTGTCGCCATGGCTCGGCATCTACGGGGACACCGGCGAGGAGATCGACGTGGCCGAGGTAGAACTGCTGCGTGAGGCGGCCTCGGCGGCGTCGGTGGCCACCAACGTGGTCCGCTATCCAGGGGCCAACCACCGCTTCGATGCCGACCCTGAGGCCGCGGCCGAGGCATGGGAACGGACCCTGGCCTGGTTCGACGCGCATCTGCGCTGA
- a CDS encoding WXG100 family type VII secretion target encodes MQPHGYPADQPPSPRCLPFPPPDWGESEEPEPDADDLGKPYDWMAVEHQELYRMVHDNVNLAGAEEVSQKWLDFGSDLHGISEGLRRIVSAFHAAWTGAAADQARQVFVNLMNWSHDTANQGWSLHRLVEEQAEHVKVAKETMPQPIRVMPLQPDRPLEPASADDGTTPMSASPFTSGGFGGATGLVADTGQQRQLFLDRHRQAAEVMEKLQRDSHGVYREVPEFTPPPPRIARVPDDPPKEPPRPDPERPQPEPDDGTEASNVGGGSTPPVGVGGPAPGGAPAPGASLPPNATPTAEQHGVGARAGTGAPGTGGTTAAAAGAGGGQRAGMGPMGMPMGAGGARSGGGEDSEHQRPSYLEEDSDFWSADVPVVPPVIGADRPGQREQ; translated from the coding sequence ATGCAGCCGCATGGATATCCGGCGGACCAACCGCCATCCCCCCGTTGTCTGCCGTTCCCGCCGCCCGACTGGGGTGAATCGGAGGAACCCGAGCCGGACGCGGATGACCTCGGCAAGCCGTACGACTGGATGGCCGTCGAGCATCAGGAACTCTACCGGATGGTGCACGACAACGTGAACCTCGCTGGTGCCGAGGAGGTCTCCCAGAAGTGGCTCGACTTCGGCAGCGATCTGCATGGCATCTCCGAGGGGCTGCGCCGGATCGTGAGCGCCTTCCACGCAGCCTGGACCGGTGCGGCCGCGGACCAGGCCAGGCAGGTGTTCGTGAACCTGATGAACTGGTCGCACGACACGGCGAACCAGGGCTGGTCGCTGCACCGCCTGGTCGAGGAGCAAGCCGAACACGTCAAGGTCGCCAAGGAGACCATGCCGCAGCCGATCAGGGTGATGCCGCTACAACCGGACCGGCCGCTGGAACCGGCGTCCGCGGACGACGGCACCACCCCGATGTCGGCCAGCCCGTTCACCTCGGGTGGATTCGGCGGGGCCACCGGGCTGGTGGCCGACACCGGGCAGCAGCGGCAGCTGTTCCTCGACCGGCACCGGCAGGCGGCCGAGGTGATGGAGAAGCTGCAGCGCGACTCGCACGGGGTTTACCGGGAAGTCCCGGAGTTCACCCCGCCGCCGCCGAGGATCGCCAGGGTTCCGGACGACCCGCCGAAGGAGCCGCCGCGGCCGGACCCGGAGCGGCCGCAGCCGGAGCCGGATGACGGAACCGAAGCCAGCAACGTCGGCGGCGGCTCGACCCCGCCGGTCGGCGTGGGCGGCCCCGCGCCGGGTGGCGCGCCCGCACCGGGTGCCTCGTTGCCGCCGAACGCCACGCCCACGGCCGAGCAGCACGGTGTCGGCGCGCGGGCGGGCACCGGGGCGCCAGGGACGGGCGGAACCACCGCCGCGGCCGCCGGCGCGGGCGGCGGCCAGCGTGCCGGCATGGGCCCGATGGGGATGCCGATGGGGGCCGGGGGCGCGCGGTCCGGTGGCGGCGAGGACTCCGAGCACCAGCGGCCGTCCTACCTGGAGGAGGACAGCGACTTCTGGAGCGCGGACGTACCCGTGGTTCCCCCGGTCATCGGTGCGGACCGGCCCGGACAGCGCGAGCAGTAG
- a CDS encoding ESX secretion-associated protein EspG: protein MRDPDSGWIQLYPGEFALLWSELGLGDLPPTLEIRPRGRTATARERLIEGASATLAERDLGTVSRPARDLAGLLRQLAEAELRVDLEVERADFAFRAVAGSGRGGAVTAGFAGAELRIGPVRPTNLVPTMLEVLTPLDAGVGSPANVRVGDYTRACEQGEQGGTDGFIGVLRDAGLRPPEVNTLVRAVTKRAGGGQLGGSVRTRAGRWARAQSPVGWVDTEEGRFALRRNGDWVTVTPVDLPRLHAMAEELVADLAG from the coding sequence GTGCGCGACCCCGACTCGGGCTGGATCCAGCTGTACCCTGGGGAGTTCGCCCTGCTCTGGTCCGAGCTCGGCCTCGGCGACCTGCCGCCGACACTCGAGATCCGCCCGCGCGGCCGGACGGCCACGGCGCGGGAGCGGCTGATCGAGGGTGCCAGCGCCACGCTGGCCGAGCGGGACCTGGGCACGGTGAGCAGGCCGGCACGGGACCTCGCCGGGCTGCTACGCCAGCTCGCCGAAGCCGAGTTGCGGGTCGACCTGGAGGTGGAGCGCGCGGACTTCGCCTTCCGCGCGGTCGCCGGGAGCGGCCGGGGCGGCGCGGTGACCGCGGGTTTCGCCGGGGCCGAGCTGCGCATCGGGCCGGTACGGCCGACGAACCTGGTGCCCACCATGCTGGAGGTGCTCACCCCGTTGGACGCGGGTGTCGGCAGCCCGGCCAACGTGCGCGTCGGCGACTACACCCGTGCCTGCGAGCAGGGCGAGCAGGGCGGCACGGACGGGTTCATCGGCGTGCTGCGGGATGCCGGGTTGCGGCCGCCGGAGGTGAACACGCTGGTGCGTGCGGTGACCAAGCGGGCAGGCGGCGGGCAGCTCGGCGGCAGCGTGCGTACCAGGGCGGGCCGCTGGGCACGGGCCCAGAGTCCTGTCGGCTGGGTTGACACCGAGGAAGGCCGGTTTGCCTTGCGGCGCAACGGTGATTGGGTCACGGTCACCCCGGTGGACCTGCCGAGGTTGCACGCGATGGCCGAGGAACTGGTCGCCGACCTGGCGGGCTGA
- a CDS encoding acetoacetate--CoA ligase, with protein MTNDAPEVLWRPDPNRVEHTKIEAFRSWLRAERGVAVTDYHELWEFSTSSPAEFWGAAAEFLGVRWHDQPGEVLTGNELPGARWFSGGTLNYAEHALAGGVAGAAKEDDELAVIFHREDGRSERLTYGELRSRVGAARAGLRALGVGKGDRVVALAPNCPQTLIAFLAAASIGAVWSSCSPDFGVRATADRFTQIEPKVLLAVNGYVYNGRKFDTRSTVEELRGQLPSLAATVLVDYLDGGSMPEVRDWDALLAEHDGAPLEFDPVEFDHPLWVLYSSGTTGLPKGIVHGHGGIVVEHLKALALQSDLGPGERFFWFTTTGWMMWNFLVSGLLVGSTVVLYDGSPGHPDLNVLWQLAEQHRVTYFGTSAPFVQSCLKAQLKPAQRYDLSALRAIGSTGAPLSQEGFRWIADEIGRGVQICSVSGGTDLCTAFVGSAPDVPVWLGELSCRSLGAAVAAFDEQGNSLIEEVGELMITAPMPSMPVFFWNDPDGSRLRAAYFEDYPGNWRHGDWIRITNRGSAVIYGRSDSTLNRGGVRMGTAEFYRVVESLDAVTDSLVIDTSAGGEGELLCFLVLAPGAELAELEPTLRKELRSALSPRHVPDRFVVVEEVPRTLNGKKCEVPVKKILSGVAPERAVSEDALANPESLTPFVELAGKD; from the coding sequence ATGACCAATGACGCTCCTGAGGTGCTCTGGCGGCCGGACCCCAACCGGGTCGAACACACCAAGATCGAGGCATTCCGTTCCTGGCTACGCGCCGAGCGGGGAGTGGCGGTCACCGACTACCACGAGCTGTGGGAGTTCTCCACCAGCTCGCCAGCCGAGTTCTGGGGTGCGGCCGCCGAGTTCCTCGGGGTGCGCTGGCACGACCAGCCGGGCGAGGTGCTGACCGGGAACGAGTTGCCGGGGGCGCGCTGGTTCAGCGGCGGCACCCTGAACTACGCCGAGCACGCGCTGGCCGGTGGGGTGGCAGGCGCGGCCAAGGAGGACGACGAGCTGGCGGTGATCTTCCACCGCGAGGACGGCCGTTCCGAGCGGCTGACCTACGGCGAACTGCGTTCCCGGGTGGGCGCGGCCAGGGCCGGGCTGCGCGCGCTCGGTGTTGGCAAGGGGGACCGGGTGGTCGCGCTGGCCCCGAACTGCCCGCAGACGCTGATCGCCTTCCTCGCCGCCGCGAGTATCGGCGCGGTCTGGTCGTCCTGTTCGCCGGACTTCGGCGTGCGCGCCACCGCCGACCGGTTCACCCAGATCGAGCCGAAGGTGCTGCTGGCCGTCAACGGGTACGTCTACAATGGACGAAAGTTCGATACCAGGTCCACAGTGGAGGAACTACGCGGGCAGTTGCCGTCGCTGGCTGCCACCGTGCTGGTCGACTACCTGGACGGCGGCTCGATGCCGGAGGTTCGGGACTGGGACGCGCTGCTGGCCGAGCACGATGGGGCGCCGCTCGAGTTCGACCCGGTGGAGTTCGACCACCCGCTGTGGGTGTTGTACTCCTCGGGCACCACCGGGCTGCCGAAGGGGATCGTGCACGGCCACGGCGGAATCGTGGTGGAGCATCTGAAGGCGCTGGCGCTGCAGAGCGATCTCGGGCCGGGTGAGCGGTTCTTCTGGTTCACCACGACCGGCTGGATGATGTGGAACTTCCTCGTCTCCGGCCTGCTGGTTGGCTCGACGGTCGTGCTGTACGACGGCAGCCCCGGTCATCCGGACCTGAACGTGCTGTGGCAGCTCGCCGAGCAGCACCGGGTCACCTACTTCGGTACCTCGGCGCCGTTCGTGCAAAGCTGCCTGAAGGCGCAGCTGAAGCCTGCGCAGCGGTACGACCTTTCCGCGCTGCGGGCCATCGGGTCCACCGGGGCTCCGCTGAGCCAGGAGGGCTTCCGCTGGATCGCCGATGAGATCGGCAGGGGCGTGCAGATCTGCTCGGTCTCCGGTGGCACGGACCTGTGCACCGCGTTCGTCGGCTCGGCGCCGGACGTCCCGGTCTGGCTGGGCGAGCTGTCCTGCCGGTCGCTGGGTGCCGCCGTCGCGGCCTTCGACGAGCAGGGCAACTCGCTGATCGAGGAGGTCGGTGAGCTGATGATCACCGCGCCGATGCCATCGATGCCGGTGTTCTTCTGGAACGATCCGGATGGCTCCCGGCTGCGTGCCGCCTACTTCGAGGACTACCCGGGCAACTGGCGGCACGGCGACTGGATCCGGATCACCAACCGCGGCTCCGCGGTCATCTACGGGCGCAGTGACTCGACGCTGAACCGCGGCGGCGTGCGGATGGGCACGGCCGAGTTCTACCGCGTGGTCGAGAGCCTCGACGCGGTCACCGACTCGCTGGTGATCGACACCTCGGCAGGCGGCGAGGGCGAGCTGTTGTGCTTCCTGGTCCTCGCGCCCGGAGCCGAGCTGGCCGAGCTCGAGCCCACCCTGCGCAAGGAGCTGCGCTCGGCGCTGTCCCCCCGGCACGTCCCGGACCGGTTCGTGGTGGTCGAGGAGGTGCCGCGCACCCTGAACGGCAAGAAGTGCGAGGTCCCGGTGAAGAAGATCCTCTCCGGGGTCGCCCCGGAACGCGCGGTGAGCGAGGACGCGCTGGCCAACCCCGAGTCGCTTACCCCGTTCGTGGAGCTCGCGGGCAAGGACTGA
- a CDS encoding HNH endonuclease yields the protein MSKRPLPPPGSSELDVLPTEAHRLLYAYLYERRDEPPTMREIRAYLATKLGEAPAQTDRRVRDLRDHFDVPTVRSGTDHRYKLVGWSKVDKDGSRKRVSNRVRAEVLAPQRCAQCGRQPLQHGVVLAVDHKVPREWGGTDDIDNLQPLCEECNAGKKDFYATYNEYADEIAAASVHPEPHGRIGELLKAFRGNWAPSSLIGVVASMQQYQEDWHKRMRELRLLGWKIRSKRAKDPITGRTNTWYRAERWEPWPEGSIRAEVARRDPSNKRNKR from the coding sequence ATGAGCAAGAGACCGTTGCCACCTCCGGGCTCATCGGAGCTCGACGTGTTGCCGACCGAGGCGCACAGGTTGCTGTATGCGTACTTGTACGAGCGACGTGACGAGCCGCCGACGATGCGGGAGATTCGAGCTTACCTGGCTACGAAGTTGGGAGAAGCGCCAGCACAGACGGACCGTCGCGTGCGGGACTTGAGGGATCACTTCGACGTGCCGACAGTTCGGTCAGGGACCGATCACCGGTACAAACTGGTTGGATGGTCCAAGGTCGATAAGGATGGGTCGAGGAAACGGGTTAGCAACCGGGTGCGCGCCGAGGTGCTCGCACCGCAGCGGTGCGCGCAGTGTGGACGTCAGCCATTACAACATGGCGTAGTGCTAGCCGTTGACCACAAGGTCCCGCGCGAATGGGGCGGTACCGATGATATCGACAACCTTCAGCCGCTGTGCGAGGAGTGTAATGCCGGCAAGAAGGACTTCTACGCCACATACAATGAGTACGCTGATGAGATTGCTGCGGCTTCGGTCCACCCCGAGCCGCATGGCCGGATCGGGGAACTTCTGAAAGCCTTCCGCGGGAACTGGGCACCTTCCAGCCTCATTGGCGTCGTTGCATCGATGCAACAATACCAGGAAGACTGGCACAAACGCATGCGGGAACTTCGTCTGCTGGGGTGGAAAATTAGGTCAAAACGAGCAAAAGACCCAATAACGGGACGTACCAATACCTGGTATCGAGCCGAGCGCTGGGAGCCGTGGCCCGAAGGTTCGATTCGTGCAGAGGTGGCGCGCCGAGACCCGTCGAATAAGCGTAACAAGCGCTGA
- a CDS encoding DNA cytosine methyltransferase: MDTFEVVEICAGAGGQALGLEKAGFEHALAVELDSNACHTLRANRPSWKIAEGDVADQSVWRPADYAQVSLLAGGVPCPPFSIAGKQLGASDERDLFAWAVEQVTVMKPRALLLENVRGLSMPRFAGYRQHVLDHLAQLGYIAEWRLLQASNFGVPQLRPRFILVALKPDDAPYFHWPEPAPPPPTVGETLVDLMAAGGWHGAKAWANKADGIAPTIVGGSKKHGGADLGPTRAKRAWADMGVDALGLADAPPPAGTPSDFMPKLTCEMVARIQGWSGDYKWDFTGRKTSRYRQIGNAFPPPVAHAVGAAIMRSFQHEGSPRTLDNTEHDPIYKTLRSSLGFVTPERLMKSANLDDPAELERRIGLLSRDFEVEIRTEGTKTRYRLGSFKAFTGQDNHARHDLFLRHRARIS, encoded by the coding sequence ATGGACACGTTCGAAGTGGTCGAGATCTGCGCCGGCGCAGGAGGCCAGGCGCTAGGGCTTGAGAAGGCCGGGTTCGAGCACGCGCTAGCCGTAGAACTCGACAGCAACGCCTGCCACACCCTGAGGGCCAACAGACCCAGCTGGAAGATTGCAGAGGGCGACGTAGCCGACCAATCGGTCTGGCGCCCAGCCGACTACGCTCAGGTTTCACTGCTGGCTGGCGGCGTACCATGTCCACCGTTCTCCATCGCCGGCAAGCAACTCGGGGCAAGCGATGAGCGAGACCTGTTTGCATGGGCCGTCGAACAGGTCACTGTAATGAAACCTCGCGCCCTGCTGCTAGAGAACGTACGCGGGTTGAGTATGCCCCGGTTTGCCGGATACCGGCAACACGTCCTCGACCACCTAGCTCAGCTTGGCTACATCGCCGAGTGGCGTCTCCTGCAGGCATCGAACTTTGGCGTTCCACAGCTGAGACCACGGTTCATCCTCGTCGCGCTCAAACCCGACGACGCTCCGTACTTCCATTGGCCCGAGCCAGCGCCACCGCCGCCGACCGTCGGCGAAACGCTGGTAGATCTGATGGCGGCTGGCGGCTGGCATGGAGCTAAGGCGTGGGCAAACAAGGCGGATGGTATCGCGCCTACCATCGTTGGAGGTTCGAAGAAACATGGGGGCGCCGACCTCGGTCCGACCCGGGCGAAACGAGCCTGGGCCGATATGGGTGTCGATGCCCTCGGTCTCGCCGATGCGCCACCCCCGGCGGGAACACCTTCCGATTTCATGCCCAAGCTGACTTGCGAGATGGTTGCCCGGATCCAAGGATGGTCGGGTGACTACAAGTGGGATTTCACAGGTCGCAAGACCTCCCGTTATCGGCAGATTGGAAACGCATTCCCACCGCCGGTAGCGCATGCGGTGGGTGCCGCGATCATGCGTTCGTTCCAGCATGAAGGAAGCCCACGGACGCTCGACAACACCGAGCATGACCCGATTTACAAAACGCTTCGATCATCGCTCGGCTTCGTCACCCCTGAACGCCTGATGAAGTCCGCGAACCTCGATGACCCAGCTGAACTTGAACGCCGTATCGGCCTTCTCAGCCGGGATTTTGAGGTCGAGATTCGAACTGAGGGGACGAAGACGAGGTACAGACTCGGTAGCTTCAAGGCCTTTACCGGCCAGGATAATCATGCACGCCACGATTTATTCCTGCGACACAGGGCCCGTATCAGCTAG
- a CDS encoding very short patch repair endonuclease: MRANRRSNTKPEVALRSELHRLGYRYRKDHRLDLPAGVRVRPDIVFTRRKIAVFVDGCFWHVCPQHGREPTRNEWYWSPKLRRNVERDRRADSALTDAGWRVVRIWEHEDVQDAVDRVRSMIEHGFDHTEGG; this comes from the coding sequence ATGCGAGCGAACCGGCGGTCAAACACCAAACCTGAGGTGGCCCTGCGTAGCGAGCTGCACCGTCTGGGATATAGGTATCGCAAAGATCACAGGCTGGACTTGCCCGCTGGCGTGCGTGTCCGGCCAGACATCGTTTTCACGCGTCGCAAGATCGCCGTTTTCGTGGACGGATGCTTCTGGCATGTGTGTCCTCAGCATGGCCGGGAGCCGACACGGAACGAGTGGTACTGGAGTCCAAAGCTACGGCGGAACGTGGAACGGGACCGTCGCGCAGACTCGGCCCTCACGGATGCTGGCTGGAGGGTCGTGCGCATCTGGGAGCACGAGGATGTGCAAGATGCGGTAGACCGTGTGCGTAGTATGATCGAACACGGGTTCGATCATACGGAGGGGGGCTGA